A portion of the Blautia hansenii DSM 20583 genome contains these proteins:
- a CDS encoding DNA polymerase IV — MSDCEKVIFHIDVNSAFLSWEAVYRLEQGGTVDLREIPCAVGGDKTKRRGIILAKSLSAKACGVKTGEPLTEALKKCPSLIVVSAHHSMYRQYSQKFLNILREYSPSVEQYSIDEAFMDMTGMEKLIGNPVAFAHKLKNRISKELGFTVNIGISGNKYLAKMASDFEKPDKVHTLFPTEIKTKMWPLPVSDLLFVGRATTQVLKKLGIYTIGDLANTDVEILKCHLKKQGESIWNFANGRDTSLVESESQGNKGYGNSTTIAFDVTDEGTAKMVLLSLCETVAARLRKDDVKAEVVSVSVRDFEMKTVSHQRVMAAPTNITGEIYDTVCVLFDELWDGMPIRHLGVHTSRVSKEERGRQMSLFDLNTNYEKMEKMDMAVDKIRKKFGNNAIMRASFLDNKKVENMTGGHPDGRQVDLKTLKEKKNE, encoded by the coding sequence ATGTCAGATTGCGAAAAGGTGATTTTTCATATTGATGTAAACAGCGCTTTTTTATCGTGGGAGGCAGTTTACCGTTTAGAACAGGGCGGAACGGTAGATTTAAGAGAAATTCCCTGTGCGGTAGGCGGAGATAAAACAAAGAGAAGGGGCATTATTTTAGCAAAATCTCTGTCTGCAAAGGCATGCGGTGTAAAGACAGGAGAACCCTTGACAGAAGCGTTAAAGAAGTGTCCGTCTTTGATTGTTGTGTCGGCTCATCATAGCATGTATCGCCAGTATTCCCAAAAATTTCTTAATATTTTAAGGGAATACAGCCCTTCGGTAGAACAGTACAGTATCGACGAGGCATTTATGGATATGACGGGAATGGAAAAGCTCATAGGAAATCCTGTGGCTTTTGCTCATAAGCTAAAAAATAGAATTAGCAAAGAGCTGGGGTTTACGGTAAATATTGGAATTTCCGGCAACAAATATCTGGCAAAAATGGCATCGGATTTTGAGAAACCGGACAAGGTGCATACCTTATTTCCAACAGAAATCAAAACAAAAATGTGGCCGCTGCCTGTATCAGACCTGTTGTTTGTGGGGAGGGCTACTACGCAGGTTTTAAAGAAGCTGGGGATTTATACTATCGGAGACCTTGCCAATACAGATGTAGAAATTTTAAAATGTCATTTAAAAAAGCAGGGAGAGAGTATCTGGAATTTTGCCAATGGAAGGGATACTTCGCTGGTGGAAAGCGAAAGTCAGGGAAACAAAGGATATGGGAACAGTACCACCATTGCTTTTGACGTGACAGACGAAGGAACAGCCAAAATGGTGCTTCTTTCTCTGTGTGAAACAGTGGCAGCAAGACTTCGAAAAGATGATGTAAAGGCAGAGGTAGTGTCTGTTTCTGTTCGGGATTTTGAGATGAAAACAGTTTCTCACCAGAGGGTTATGGCAGCGCCTACCAACATCACAGGTGAAATTTATGATACGGTCTGTGTGCTCTTTGATGAGCTGTGGGACGGTATGCCTATTCGTCATTTAGGCGTGCATACCAGCCGTGTTTCTAAGGAAGAACGGGGACGTCAGATGTCCTTGTTTGATTTGAATACCAACTATGAAAAGATGGAAAAAATGGATATGGCAGTGGATAAAATCAGGAAAAAATTCGGAAATAATGCCATTATGCGAGCCTCTTTTCTGGATAATAAAAAGGTAGAAAATATGACAGGCGGCCATCCTGACGGAAGACAGGTGGATTTAAAAACATTGAAAGAGAAGAAAAATGAGTGA
- a CDS encoding GNAT family N-acetyltransferase, with the protein MLNIRDIQESDRAEFFQMAKEFYGGPACDHDIPQEHFEATLQECLRSKEYSRTLMLEDETGIVGYFLIAITWSNEAGGITIWLDELFFKSSSRGKGYGTQVFDWVEKEYPQAKRFRLEATYSNERAISLYNRLGYKELHYYQMIKDR; encoded by the coding sequence GTGTTAAATATCAGAGATATTCAGGAAAGTGACAGAGCGGAATTTTTTCAGATGGCTAAGGAATTTTATGGAGGTCCTGCATGTGACCACGATATTCCCCAAGAACATTTTGAGGCGACTTTGCAGGAATGTTTAAGAAGTAAAGAATATTCCCGTACATTGATGCTGGAAGATGAAACAGGCATAGTGGGATATTTCCTGATTGCAATTACATGGAGTAACGAAGCCGGAGGAATTACCATCTGGCTGGATGAATTGTTCTTTAAGAGCAGCTCCAGAGGAAAAGGCTATGGCACACAGGTATTTGACTGGGTGGAAAAAGAATATCCACAGGCAAAGCGTTTTCGTCTGGAGGCAACTTACAGTAATGAAAGAGCAATTTCTCTTTATAACCGTTTGGGGTATAAAGAACTGCACTATTATCAGATGATTAAAGACCGTTAA
- a CDS encoding ECF transporter S component, producing the protein MKFQTKKLVLSALFMALTCVATMSIRIPTPGTGGYIHPGDALVILSGALFGPVWGFLIAGIGSCLADLLGGYLTYVPITFLIKGLVAFFSALAFQKLAASSKKHYLPLALGGIADIVLVAGGYFLFEFFLYGQGAAASIPANLIQGISGLLISQLLYPVLCAVPDVKRMLAANSGSNL; encoded by the coding sequence ATGAAATTTCAAACAAAAAAATTAGTTCTGTCCGCCCTTTTTATGGCGCTGACCTGTGTAGCCACCATGTCAATCCGTATTCCCACCCCCGGAACAGGCGGTTATATCCACCCCGGAGACGCTCTTGTTATTCTGTCCGGAGCGCTTTTCGGACCTGTATGGGGCTTTCTCATCGCCGGAATTGGCTCTTGTCTTGCCGACTTATTAGGCGGATATCTGACCTATGTTCCCATTACTTTTCTCATCAAAGGACTGGTAGCTTTTTTCTCTGCTCTTGCCTTCCAAAAGCTTGCTGCTTCTTCTAAAAAGCACTATCTGCCATTAGCTCTTGGAGGAATTGCAGACATTGTACTGGTAGCCGGAGGATATTTCCTCTTTGAGTTTTTCCTGTACGGACAAGGCGCAGCTGCCAGTATTCCTGCCAATCTTATTCAGGGAATAAGCGGACTTCTCATTTCTCAGCTGCTCTACCCTGTTCTTTGTGCAGTACCCGATGTAAAACGCATGCTTGCTGCAAACAGCGGAAGTAATCTTTAA